In Massilia forsythiae, one DNA window encodes the following:
- a CDS encoding TonB-dependent receptor, producing MSVPSIRPQSTARLTPSPRPKPSTHLKPSLVLLGAAFGTLALAPTALAQNADAGQNVQRVVVTGSSIKRIDGETALPVQILKREDIERVGATSTEELVKQLSSLSSAGSSTTVANATGYGGGSIATVSLRGLGSARTLVLVNGRRTAVYGGGSAGAAGSSVDVNSIPLAAIERVEVLKDGASAVYGSDAIAGVVNFILRKDFTGVEASANYGQTSDRLGRDRKASVFAGWGRMDEDGWNLTASATVQKTDPIFGADRAFASRLNTAAQNDYTSSIAFPANVVLNSRGTLGNPALPNCGPYSLVSPYSPTRCSYDNSPFVSLQPDFDKASFMANGRMRLSGGAEGYFESGYTKNKITSTTQAVPLAYNAITTASNPYVPAFAALIAQYPGVAAKYGSIGRGGAILIPSSPYYPTAFAAANGLAGLPLLLNYRDVANGSRSTLDVSENLRLVGGVRGTLAGWDMDSALLYSQSRVHSELLSGYAQYSKVLPIFNSGVINPFGDTADQSALAAVRAAEFRGTSYATTTSTTSVDLKGSREVWTLPAGAVGMALGAELRREEFEYDPSVAIQTGDIAGLGGNSFPVTGARNVGSVYAEMSIPIARKLDADVAVRYDNYQGVGHTVNPKASIRWQPAESLLLRSAVGKGFRAPSLTDMYTPQATSITGNGARDYVRCPNLATGAPRDCNFQFTTVTGGNPDLKPEKSLSLTAGVLWEPIRNASISLDAFRINLKDAIVVGGLSSTYILANAERTTRYAQFVNRGPADGNAAGVGPILSIVQTNSNLFKTQVAGVDVDAMYRLRLGEANRVNLRLSGTYMDKYDVQGADGTYTTSLDQALNASGGVVLRWKHNASVTWENGPYAATLMQNYQKAYTDALANLAPAGSQPRKVDAYQTFDLQLVYAGLKNTKLALGVKNMFDRDPPYTNLTSNFLGGYDVSYADPRGRYIYLTATYSYK from the coding sequence ATGTCCGTGCCATCCATCCGTCCACAATCTACCGCGCGCCTGACACCGTCGCCGCGTCCGAAGCCTTCGACGCATCTGAAGCCATCGCTCGTCCTGCTGGGCGCCGCCTTCGGCACGCTCGCCCTGGCGCCGACCGCGCTGGCGCAGAACGCCGACGCCGGCCAGAACGTGCAGCGCGTCGTCGTCACCGGCTCGTCGATCAAGCGCATCGACGGCGAGACCGCGCTGCCGGTGCAGATCCTGAAACGCGAGGACATCGAGCGCGTCGGCGCTACCTCGACCGAGGAACTGGTCAAGCAACTGAGTTCGCTCTCCAGCGCCGGCAGTTCGACCACGGTGGCCAACGCCACCGGCTACGGCGGCGGCAGCATCGCCACCGTCTCGCTGCGCGGCCTGGGCAGCGCGCGCACGCTGGTGCTGGTCAACGGCCGCCGCACCGCGGTGTACGGCGGCGGCTCGGCCGGCGCCGCCGGCTCCTCGGTCGACGTCAACAGCATCCCGCTGGCGGCGATCGAGCGGGTCGAAGTGCTCAAGGACGGCGCCTCGGCCGTGTACGGCTCGGACGCCATCGCCGGCGTGGTCAATTTTATTTTGCGCAAGGATTTTACGGGCGTCGAAGCCAGCGCCAACTACGGGCAGACCAGCGACCGCCTCGGGCGCGACCGCAAGGCCTCGGTGTTCGCCGGCTGGGGCCGCATGGACGAGGATGGCTGGAACCTGACCGCCAGCGCCACCGTGCAAAAGACCGACCCGATCTTCGGTGCCGACCGCGCCTTCGCCAGCCGCCTGAACACGGCGGCGCAGAACGACTACACCTCGTCGATCGCGTTCCCGGCCAACGTGGTCTTGAACAGCCGCGGCACGCTGGGCAACCCGGCGCTGCCCAACTGCGGCCCGTACTCGCTGGTGTCGCCGTACTCGCCGACCCGCTGCAGCTACGACAACAGCCCGTTCGTGTCGCTGCAGCCGGATTTCGACAAGGCCAGCTTCATGGCCAACGGCCGCATGCGCCTGTCCGGCGGCGCCGAGGGTTACTTCGAATCCGGCTACACCAAGAACAAGATCACCTCGACCACGCAGGCGGTGCCGCTGGCCTACAACGCCATCACCACCGCCAGCAACCCGTACGTGCCGGCGTTCGCGGCCTTGATCGCGCAATACCCGGGCGTGGCCGCGAAGTACGGCAGCATCGGCCGCGGCGGCGCCATCCTGATCCCCAGCAGCCCGTATTACCCGACCGCGTTCGCCGCCGCCAACGGCCTGGCCGGCCTGCCGCTGCTGCTGAACTACCGCGACGTCGCCAACGGTTCGCGCAGCACGCTCGACGTCTCGGAAAACCTGCGCCTGGTGGGCGGCGTGCGCGGCACGCTGGCCGGCTGGGACATGGATTCGGCGCTGCTGTACAGCCAGAGCCGGGTGCACTCGGAACTGCTGTCCGGCTATGCCCAGTACTCGAAGGTGCTGCCGATCTTTAACAGCGGCGTGATCAACCCGTTCGGCGACACCGCCGACCAGTCGGCGCTGGCGGCGGTGCGCGCCGCCGAGTTCCGCGGCACCAGCTACGCCACCACGACCTCGACCACCTCGGTCGACCTCAAGGGTTCGCGCGAGGTGTGGACGCTGCCGGCGGGCGCGGTCGGCATGGCGCTGGGCGCCGAATTGCGGCGCGAAGAGTTCGAATACGACCCGTCGGTGGCGATCCAGACCGGCGACATCGCCGGCCTGGGCGGCAACTCGTTCCCGGTGACGGGCGCGCGCAACGTCGGTTCGGTGTACGCCGAGATGAGCATCCCGATCGCCAGGAAGCTCGATGCCGACGTCGCGGTCCGCTACGACAATTACCAGGGCGTCGGCCACACCGTCAATCCGAAGGCCTCGATCCGCTGGCAGCCGGCCGAGTCGCTGCTGCTGCGCTCGGCCGTGGGCAAGGGCTTCCGCGCGCCCTCGCTGACCGACATGTACACGCCGCAGGCCACCAGCATCACCGGCAACGGCGCGCGCGACTATGTGCGCTGCCCGAACCTGGCCACCGGCGCGCCGCGCGACTGCAACTTCCAGTTCACCACCGTCACCGGCGGCAACCCGGACCTGAAACCGGAGAAATCGCTGTCGCTCACCGCCGGTGTGTTGTGGGAGCCGATCCGCAACGCCTCGATCAGCCTGGACGCCTTCCGCATCAACCTGAAGGATGCGATCGTGGTCGGCGGCCTGAGTTCGACCTACATCCTGGCCAACGCTGAGCGCACCACGCGCTACGCCCAGTTCGTCAACCGCGGACCGGCCGACGGCAATGCAGCCGGCGTCGGGCCGATCCTGTCGATCGTGCAGACCAACTCGAACCTGTTCAAGACCCAGGTGGCCGGCGTCGACGTCGACGCCATGTACCGCCTGCGCCTGGGCGAGGCCAACCGCGTCAACCTGCGCCTGTCCGGCACCTACATGGACAAGTACGACGTGCAGGGCGCCGACGGCACCTACACCACCTCGCTCGACCAGGCGCTGAACGCGTCCGGCGGCGTGGTGCTGCGCTGGAAGCACAATGCCAGCGTGACCTGGGAAAACGGCCCGTACGCGGCGACCCTGATGCAGAACTACCAGAAGGCCTACACCGACGCACTGGCCAACCTGGCCCCGGCCGGTTCGCAGCCGCGCAAGGTGGACGCCTACCAGACCTTCGACCTGCAGCTGGTGTACGCCGGCCTGAAGAACACCAAGCTGGCGCTGGGCGTGAAGAACATGTTCGACCGCGACCCGCCGTACACCAACCTGACCTCGAACTTCCTGGGCGGTTACGACGTCAGCTACGCCGATCCGCGCGGCCGCTACATTTACTTGACGGCCACATACAGTTATAAATGA